From the Cyanobium sp. M30B3 genome, the window CCGTCTCCCCCCAGCCGAAGCCCATGCCCTCCACCAGCATGCGGGTGACCTTGGCCACGTTGGAGTTGGCGTCCGGGTCGGACGAGCCCCGGCCCACCACCACCAGCAGGGTGTCGTGCAGGGGCACGGCTGCCTGCCGGTCGGCCTGCTCCAGGGTCTGGCGGATCCGGGCCCCCGCTGCCTGGATCATCTTGAGATCCACCCCCAGCTCCCGGCCGTAGTCCACCCGCAGGCCGGTCTCGGCGGCGTAGGTGTTGAGCACCGAGGGGATGTCGTTCTTGGCGTGACCGGCGGCGAACAGCATCGCCGGAATCGCCAGGATGTGACGCACGCCCCGCTGGCGCAGGGCCTCCAGCCCATCGCGCAGGATCGGCCGGGCGAATTCCAGGTAGCCGTGCTCCACCGGCAGGGGGGCGAGGCGCTGTCGCAGGGCCGCCGACAGCTGGGCGAACTCCTCCACCGCCAGGCGGTTGCGGCTGCCGTGGCCGCAGATCAACACGCCGATCGGCCCATGGTCCCCAAGCAGCGGAGCGGGAGTGACTGAGGTCTGCATGGGCAACGGCTGACCACCCGACCCTATCTGCCGCGACCCATGCCGCTCCGGGCGAGGATGGATGTATGGCTCTGCGCCTCCCCCCCTTTCAGGAACTGCCCCCTCCCCCGCGCTCCGAGGCGCTGCTGGAGGTGCCGATCGCCAGCCTGCGGCCCACCCAGATGTGCGTGGGCCTGGCCGAAGTGCGCAGCCGCCAGAGTGACTTCCGGGCCGAGAGCAGCCGGGAGCGGCGCGACTACCTCGGCAGCAAGCCCGTGCCGCTGGTGCGCAGCGGCGATGGCCTGGTGTGGATGGTGGACCGTCACCACCGGCTGCGCGCCCTGCTGGAACTGATGCCCGAGGCCATCGCCTTCGGCTACGTGGCGCTGGAGCTGGACACGACGGACCCGAACGCGGTGCTGGCCGACCTGCGTCAGCGGGGCTGGCTTTACCTCTACAACGGCCGTGGTCTGGGCCCCCAGGCGCCCGCCGCCCTGCCCACCAGCCTGCTGGGCCTGGAGGACGACCCCTACCGCAGCCTGGTGTGGAAGCTGAAACGGGAGGGGGTGATCAAGGCCGCCCCGCTGATTCCCTTCCACGAATTCCGCTGGGGAGCCTGGCTGCGCAGCCGCTCCCTGCCCCCCTTCAGCTCCCTGCATCTCACCCCGGCCCTGCCGGCGGCCCGGGCCCTGGCCCGCTCCGAGGCCGCCTCCCACCTGGCCGGCTGGCAGGGGAGTCACTGAGCGTTTCGGATCAGTCCGGATCGGGGTTGGCTGGGCGGCGCGGCAGGCAGGAGCTCGCCATGCTGAGCCTCCACTGAACGCGGCTGCCCTTGTCTGCCTTCCTGGCCCACAACCCGATGGCGACCTTCGCCCTGGTGCTCGGGTTGAGTGTGCTGGTGCCGCCGCTGGTGCGCCGGCTGCGGCTGCCCGACCTGGTGGGTCTGTTGCTGGCGGGGGTGTTGATCGGCCCCCATGGACTGGGCTGGCTCAGGAGCGAGAGCGAAACCATCCGCCTGCTCTCCGATGTGGGCGTGATCTATCTGCTGTTCATCGCCGGGCTGGAGATCGACCTGGTCGAGTTCGCCCGCATCCGCCAGCGCTCCTTCCGCTTCGGCCTGCTCACCTTCAGCCTGCCGATGGTCGGCGGCCTGCTGCTGGGCCTGGGCTTCGGGTACTCCCTGTTGAGCAGCGTGCTGCTGGGCTCGATGCTCTCCTCCCATACCCCGCTCGGCTATCCGATCGTGCGCAGCTATGGCGCCGTGCGGGAGGAGTCGGTGGTGGTGGCCATCGGCGGCACGATCTTCACCGACATCGCCGCCCTGGTGGTGCTGGCCCTCACGGTGGGCCTGGCCCGTGGCGGCATGGGGCCCCTGGGGGCAGTGGGCCTGCTGCTGCGGGTGGCGGCCTATGCCGCCCTGGTGCTGGTGCTGATCCAGCGGCTGGGCCGCCCGCTGGTGCGCCGCAACGTGAACAACGACAGCCAGCTGTTCGTGCTGGTGCTGCTGGCCGTGTTCCTGGCCGCCCTGGCTGCCGAACTGTCCGGGGTGGAGAAGATCGTCGGGGCCTTCCTGGCCGGGCTGGCGGTGAACGGCGTGCTGCCCGAAGGCCGCGTCAAGGAACAGGTGATCTTCGTGGGGGCCAGCCTGTTCATCCCGATCTTCTTCATCGACCTCGGCCTGCTGCTCAACCTGCCCGCGTTTCTCACCACCCTCCAGGGTTCCCTGTTCGCCGTGGGCCTGATTGCCACCCTGCTGGGCACCAAGGGGCTGGCCTCCTGGTGGGCCGGCCGGCTCTATCGCTACGACGGCGCCCAGATGCTCACCCTGTGGTCGCTGTCGCTGCCGCAGGTGGCGGCCACCCTGGCGGCCACTTTCGTGGGTTTTCGGGCCGGTCTGCTCGACGAGCAGGTGCTCAACAGCGTGCTGGCGCTGATGGTGGTCACCGCCACGCTGGGACCCTCGCTCACCGCCCTGGCCATGCCACGGCTGGGGAGGGCCGCGACCAGCGGGCTCAAAGCCACGGCCAGCGGCAGCCTGGCCCTGGCGCGCCGCTCGCTCACCGTGCTCGTGCCCGTGGCCAATCCGGAGAACGAACGGCCGTTGCTGAGCCTGGCCCGGCTGTTGATCGGCGGCGATGCCGACCACCCCGGCCGGGTGCTTCCCCTGGCCGTGGTCTCCCCCAACCAGCCCGAAGCCGGCGGCGCCGGTGCCGCCGCCCTCACTGCCCAGCTGGGCAGGAGCCGCCAGTTGCTGGACCAGGCGCGCAGGATCAGTGCGGAGCAGGCCATCCCCTGCCATGCCCTGTTGCGGGTGGACACTGACGTGGCCGCCGGCATCGCCCGGGTGGCGATGGAGCAGGGCAGCGACCTGGTGCTGATGGGGCTGGCCGCCCCCAGCCGCCTGGGCCGCTGGCTGTTCGGGGATCTGGTGGAGGCCACCTGCCGGCAGGTGCCCTGCCCTGTGGTGGTCGCCCGGCTGGCGAGTGAACCCAGCCAGTGGCAGCGGTTGCTGGTGCCGATCAAGGACCTCACGGCCGGTGCCCTGGAGCAGTTTCAGCTGGCGGAGCGCCTGGCCGCCGCCCTAGGCGCCAGTGTCACCCTGCTGCACCTGCACGACCCCCGCCTGAGCGCCGCAGCGCTGAGCGCACTGCGCCGCGACCTGAAGCGCTGGGGCCCCGGATCAGAACGCGTGGCCAACGGCAATGGCATGTCCGTGAACGTGGAGCTGCATCCGAACCACGGCGTGGAAACGACGATCCTGCGCCGGGGCGTGGACCACGACCTGGTGATCCTGCGTTCCCAGCGGCGGCTGGTGGCGGGTCTGCCGATTCCCGCCAGCGATCTCACCACCAGGTTGCTGCAGCGCCTCAGCGGCACCACCCTGGTGATCAGCGACCCCCTGCACTGACACGCCGGGGCGGGCCGGCCACGGCCACAACAACACGGCCACAACAACACCCACACAACAAAGGGGGCCTCCTGCGCAACGGGCCTGAACCGGCGCCATCCTCTAGGCATGCGCTTCCGATGGCATGACCTACCGCCACCTGCTCGTTCCGACCGATGGCTCCGAGATCTCCGAGCGGGCCGTGGACCAGGCCGTGTCCCTGGCCGGCGCCCTCGGTGCCCGGCTGCGGATCCTGCACGTGCAGGTGAGCTTCCCGATCAGCCTGGTGGGGGTGGGGGAGCTGGTGGAGCCGAGCACCGTGGATGCGCTGATGGCCGCCACCCAGCAGCGCGCCGAGGCGATCCTGCACCAGGCGATGGCCCAGGCGGCGGCGGCGGGGGTGGAGGCCGAGCAGTCCCTGCTGGTCAACCCCCAGCCCCACCAGGCCATCCTCGAGGAGGCCAGGGCCCACGGCTGCGACCTGATCGTGATGGCCTCCCACGGCCGCCGCGGCCTGGAGGGACTGCTGATCGGCAGCGAGACCCAGCGGGTGCTCAGCCAGAGCAGCTGTCCGGTGCTGGTGGTGCGCTGAGCCAGGCCCGGGGCTGACCTTTACGCTGCCTGCATCGCGACCGGATGGACGTTGGCCAAGGACGAGATCAGCAGAGCCGATGAACTGCAGGCCCTGGGCTGGCCCGCAGAGGATGTGCGCCGCTACGCCGACCTCTGGGACTACCGCCACCGCTGGGGGGCGATCAACCTCGAACCGGAGGACCGGGCCTTCCTGCGCAAGGCCGAGGCGGCCCTGCCCAAGCGCGTCACCGGCAAGGCGGCGCTGAAGAAAGCGCTGCAGGACAAGTCCCACTACCGCTGGCTGGCGTTCTACCGCGAGGCGATGCTGGCCCATGAGGCCACCCAGCAGCTCCATGACGGTGAACAGGGGGCCTGGCCGGTGCTGCTGGCCGCGGAACTGGCCCTGCTCGACGAGCTGCAACCGGTGCTGGGGTTGCCGGACACCCTCAAGGCCCGGGAGCTGGTGGCGGTGCGGGAGGCGCTGGTGGCCCAGGCAGCACAGCAGGCCGCAGCCGGTGGCCGCAGCCTCAGCTTCGACGACGTCGCCCCTCTGGAGGAGCTCAAACAGAAGGAGCGCACCAACTGGAAACCGCTGCGTGGGGAGGCCAGTGGGGCCGGCACCTATCCGCTGCTGAGCGCCGAGGCGGTGGAGCCGTTCCGTGCCGAAGCCAGCCGCGTGCTGGGCGAATGGATGCGCAGCCATCTGCCCTCCCTGCAACATTGACGGTTTTCGCATTCCTTGACCAGGATCGTTAGGCTGATACCAACGACCTGGCTCGGATGCCGAACAGCAACGACTCCAGGTTCCGGGCACTGGAGAAGCCCCTGATTCTTGGCAATTACGAAGCCATCATCACCGAAGATATCGACCAGCTGGCCGAGCACATCTCCCTGGCTGTCCCCGTGCGCGACATCGCTCCGGTGGGCCCTTCGCAACAGTTCCGTCACCGCTCGAGCTATCGCATCGCCGGTGACATGGGACTGGCGGCCGCCACCGCCACGCCCACGCGCATGTGGGTGGATGAGAGCAGCGATTGTGCCGTGGTGCTGCTGAACCAGGGCCATGCCCGCTATGTGCTCGATGGTCACGACTACCTGGCCAGTGCAGGCTCCAGTGGCATGTTCCTGCCAGGCATGGACTACCTCCAGGAGACGAGCCTGGCCAGTGGGCTGATCTACAACCTCTCACCCCAGTTGCTCGCCCGCTATCTCTGTGAAGCCAGCGGCGGCACCCTTCACCTGGACGAGGCACTTCACCAGCTCAACCGCCCCACAACCATCGACCTGGAGCACCCGGCGATGCAGCAGGTGTTGTTCGGCCTGCAGGTGCTGATCTGCACGGTCGACAGCATTGGCGTGGTGCAGCAACCCGACAGCCAGCCCCTGGTGCGGCTGCAGGAGGGGATCTACGCCCTTTCAGCGGCGCTGCTGATGCCGGAGTATGCGCCAAAAGCCCTCAACTGCTGGAAACCGATGCCCCTCACAACCCCGGGCGGCTCCCTGGGCGGTGACGATCTCGACAACGGCGTGAGCCTGGATTAACGCCGGCGTGCTTCGGCCAGCAGATCCAGCACCTCGGCGTCCGTGAGCTGCTCGAAGTGGCGGTACCACAGGCCCACGGCCTGGAGATCGGCTACGGCCGCCAGCACCGTGGTCCGGTCCACCAGCGCGGCCAGTGCCGCCAGCACCTGGCGGTCGGCCACCGGCACCGCCAGCTGCAGGGACGCTGGCCCGCAGCGCCGCAGCGACACCAGGGCGGCCTGAAGCGTCATGCCGGTGGCCACACCGTCATCCACCACCACCAGGGGCCGGCCGAGCAGGCTGGCGGGATCGGGATCGCCGAACAGCTCACCCCGGCGCGCCAGTTCCCGGCGCTGGGCCTGCAGCCAGCCCCCCCGGCGGGCTGCCGCTTCATGGCGGCTGGCCGAGGCACCATTGCGCCACACCGTGACATCCCCGGGGGCCACGGCCCCGATGGCCAGTTCGGGATTGGCGGGGTCGGCCACCTTGCGCACACACCAGGTGGCCAGGGGCAAGGCCAGCTGATCGGCCATCACCGCGGCCACCGCCACCCCGCCCCGGGGCAGGGCCAGCAGCAGGGTGTCGGGCCCCAGGTCCCGGAGCCGCGCCGCCAGGGCCCGGCCGGCCTGGCGGCGGTCGTCCCAGAGGGGGGGCAGCAGGATTGGTGGGGATTCGCCCACAGAGGTGTCGAGCATCACAGGAGTCCTAGCCAGCTCCGGGTGCAATGGTCGATGAACCGTTCCGTGCCAGGAGCCCCCCCGATGGCCACCTTCACCATCACCCTCGAGGACGGCCGCAGCTTCAGCTGCGGCGATGACACCTACATCCTTGACGCCGCCGAGGAGCAGGGCATCGACCTGCCCTATTCCTGCCGGGCCGGCGCCTGCAGCACCTGCGCCGGCCGCATCCTCTCCGGCAGCGTGGATCAGTCCGACCAGAGCTTCCTGGATGACGACCAGATCGAAGCCGGTTTCGCCCTGCTCTGCGTGAGCTACCCGACAGCCGATTGCACGATCAAACCGGAGGTGGAAGAGGAGCTCTGAGCCCGGAGCTCCCCCCCCCTCGGATCATTCCGCGAGCAGGGGCTGGCTGGGCACCGGCAGCGGCTGCACCTTCCAGATGCGCTCGGCGTACTCCTGGATGGAGCGGTCGCTGGAGAAGAAGCCACAGCCCAGGGTGTTGGCCAGCGACATCGCCGCCCAGCGGCTGGGGTCGAGCCAGGCCTGATCCACGGCATCCTGGGCCCGGCGGTAGTCGGCCAGGTCGGCCATCACCTTGAAGGGATCGTGGCTGGTGAGGCTGGCCAGCAGCGGGTGGTAGAGGTCGCGGTCGCCGTCGCTGAAGTGGCCCGAGCCGATCAGGGACAGCACATCGCGGGCCATCGGGTCCTGCTCGATCCAGGACATCGGGTGGTAGCCCAGCCGGTCGAGCTCCGCCACCTCTTCGGTGGTGTGGCCGAACAGGAAGAAGTTGTCCTCGCCCACCCGCTCGCGAATCTCCACGTTGGCACCGTCGAGGGTGCCGATCGTGACGGCGCCATTGAGCGCCATCTTCATGTTGCCGGTACCGGAGGCCTCCTTGCCGGCGGTGGAGATCTGCTCGGAGAGATCCACAGCCGGATACACCAGCTGCCCCAGGCTCACGCTGAAGTTGGGCAGGAACACCACCCGCAGGCGCCCCTGCATCGCCGGATCCAGATTCACGATCTCGGCGATGCCGACCAGGAGGCGGATGATCAGCTTGGCCATCGCATAGCCGGGTGCCGCCTTGCCCCCGAACAGGAAGGTGCGCGGCGGCAGATCCTCGCCGTTGCGCAGCCGCAGGTAGCGCTCCACGATCAACAGGGCCGCCAGGTGCTGGCGCTTGTACTCATGGATGCGCTTCACCTGCACATCGAACAGGGAGGTGTGATCCAGCAGCAGGCCGAACTGCTGCTGCACATGGTCGATCAGGCGCCGCTTGCCCTGGCCCTTCACCTGCTGCCAGCGCTCCAGGAACGCCGGATCCGCCGCCAGCGGCGCCAGCTCCTGCAGGGCCGCCAGATCCTTGCGCCAGCGGGCCCCCAGCACCTCGTCGAGCAGGCCGGCCAGGGCGGGATTGGCCACGGCCATCCAGCGGCGCGGGGTGACCCCGTTGGTCACGTTGGTGAACCGCTCCGGCCAGAGCTCGGCGAAATCGGCCAGCAGGTGCTCCCGGAGCAGGCGGCTGTGCAGCTCGGCCACCCCGTTGGTGCAGTGGCTGCCCACCACGGCCAGGTGGGCCATGCGCACCCGCCGCTGGGGCCCCTCTTCGATCAGTGACAGGCGGGTGAGCTTGTCGGGCTGACCGGCAAAGCGGATCCGGGCCATGCGCAGGAAGCGGGCGTTGATCTCGTAGATGATCTGCAGGTGCCGCGGCAACAGCTGCTCGAACAGCTCCACGCCCCAGCTCTCCAGCGCCTCCGGCAGCAGGGTGTGGTTGGTGTAGCTGAGGCTGGCCGTGGTGATGGTCCAGGCCGTATCCCAGTCGATGCCGTGCACATCGATCAACAGCCGCATCAGCTCGGCGACCGCGATCGCCGGATGGGTGTCATTCATCTGCACCGCGAACTTGCGGTGGAACTGATCCACCGGCATCCCCTGACCCTGCAGGATCCGGAACATGTCCTGCAGGGAGCAGCTCACGAAGAAGATCTGCTGGCTGAGCCGCAGCCGTTTGCCCTGGTCGAATTCGTCGTTGGGATAGAGCACCTTGGAGAGGGTTTCCGACTGCACCTTGCGCAACACGGCCCGGGTGTAGTCGCCGGCGTTGAAGGAGGCGAAGTCGAAGGCATCCGGCGCCGCCGCCGACCACAGCCGCAGGGTGTTGGCGGTGTTCACGCCATAGCCGAGGATCGGTGTGTCGTAGGCCACGCCGATCACGGTGTGACCGCCGATCTCCACCGGATAGCTCCACTCCGGGCGGATCACCTCCCAGGGATTGCCCTGGGCCAGCCAGGGATCGGTGCTCTCCAGCTGACCCTGGGGGGTGATCTGCTGGCGGAAGATGCCGAACTCATAGCGGATGCCATAGCCGATCGCCGGCAGCTCCAGGCTGGCCATCGACTCCTGGAAACAGGCGGCCAGCCGCCCCAGGCCCCCGTTGCCCAGGCCCGGTTCCGGTTCGAGGGCCAGCAACTCCTCCAGCTCCAGGCCCAGCTCCCGGCAGGCCAGCTCGGCCTCCTGGCGGATGCCCAGATTCACCAGGTTGTTGTCGAGGTGGGGGCCCAGCAGGTACTCGGCTGAGAGGTACACCGCCGTGCGCACCTGGGCCTGGGTGTAGGCCTCAGCCGTCTGCACCCAGTTCTGCAGCAGACGGTCGCGCACCGCCAGGGCGAGAGCCCGGTAGTGGTCGTGACGGGTGGCCAGCGACTCCGACTTGGCCTGGCTGAAGTAGAGATGGCGGTGGATGGCCTGGGCCAGTTCACTGAGAGCTGTGGTTTGGGCCATGGAGCACCTGCATCGCGATTGCGGTAGGCCAGATCTGCATCAACCCAGCCGCTGGCGGCTGCCTGATCAGCTACAGAAGCCGAAGGGTTAAGCATCTCTACTCAGGATCGCTGCAGCGGATGGGGGCCAGTTCAACCCCAATCCCGTAACAACGGCAGCAACAGCAGGGGGGGGTGACGGCGTTGGCTTGGTTCACCGGCATCAACCACCGCCCCATGCCCTCCCAGCCCCGCCTCGATGCGATCGAGAAGATCCTCAACCGCGAACCCGTCTCCACCGCACCGATCCAGCCGCTTGATGAGCTCTGGGCAAGTGACGTCTTCACGCTCGACAAGATGAAGGCGGCGCTGCCGAAGGAAATTTTCAAGTCGGTGCAGCGCACGATCAAGGAGGGCAGCAAGCTCGACGTGTCGGTGGCCAACGTGGTGGCCCAGGCCATGAAGGAGTGGGCCACCGCCCGCGGCGCCCTCTATTACTCCCACGTCTTCTACCCGCTCACCAACTCCACCGCCGAGAAGCACGACGGCTTCATCTCCCCCCAGGGCGACGGCACGGCCTTCACCGAATTCACCGGCAAAGTGCTGGTGCAGGGGGAGCCGGACGGCTCTTCCTTCCCCAACGGCGGCATCCGCTCCACCTTCGAGGCCCGGGGCTACACCGCCTGGGACATCACCAGTCCGGCCTATCTGATGGAGACGCCCAATGGCGTCACCCTCTGCATCCCGACGGTTTTTGTGTCCTGGACGGGCGAAGCCCTCGACAAGAAAACGCCCCTGCTGCGGTCGATCGCCGCGGTGAACAAGCAGGCCCACAAGCTGCTCAGCCTGCTGGGCGAAACCAACATCGCCCCGGTCAACTCCAGCTGCGGCGCCGAGCAGGAGTACTTCCTGATCGACAACGCCTTCCTGCCCCTGCGGCCCGATCTGCTGCTTGCCGGCCGCACCCTGTTCGGGCGGCCGTCAGCCAAGGGTCAGCAGTTTGACGACCACTACTTCGGCGCCATCCCGGAGCGGGTGCAGGTGTTCATGCAGGAGGTGGAGCGGCAGATGTACAAGCTGGGCATCCCGGCCAAGACCCGCCACAACGAGGTGGCACCCTCCCAGTTCGAGATCGCGCCCTTCTTCGAAGCCGCGAACGTGGCCACCGACCACCAGCAGCTGACGATGACCATCCTGCGGGCCACTGCCAAGAAGCATGGCATGGCCTGTCTGCTGCACGAGAAACCCTTTGCCGGCATCAATGGCTCCGGCAAACACGTCAACTGGTCGATCGGCAACGCCACCCAGGGCAACCTGCTCGATCCGGGCAAGACGCCCCACGAAAACCTCCAGTTCCTGCTCTTCTGCGGAGCTGTGATCCGCGGGGTTCACCTCTTCGGGCCGCTGCTGCGGGCCGTGATCGCCACCGCCAGCAACGACCACCGCCTCGGCGCCAACGAAGCGCCCCCGGCAATCATCTCGGTGTATCTGGGCAGCCAGCTGGAGGATGTGTTCAACCAGATCCGCGAGGGCCGGCTGAGCGGGTCGGCGATCGGCGGCGTGATGAATTTCGGCGTCGACACCCTGCCGGAATTTGACAAGGACGCCGGCGATCGCAACCGCACCTCGCCCTTCGCCTTCACCGGCAACCGCTTCGAATTCCGGGCCGTCGGCTCCAACCAGTCGGTGGCGGGGCCGCTGGTCACCCTGAACACGATCCTGGCCGACTCGCTCGAGTGGATCGCCGGTGAGCTCGAGAGCAAGCTCAGCACTGGGGCTGGCCTTGAAGAAGCTGCCCTGGCCGTTCTCAAGACCACGATCACGCACCACGGTGCCGTGGTGTTCGGCGGTAACGGCTACTCGGACGAATGGCACCACATGGCTGTGGCGGAGCGGGGCCTGGAAAACCTGCGCACCAGCGCCGATGCCCTGCCGGTGCTGGAGCGGCCTGCCATCCGCGAGTTGTTCGAGCGCACTGGGGTGCTCTCGGCCGTGGAACTGCAAAGCCGCTTTGAGGTCTACGCCGAGCAGTACATCCTGGCGATCGATGTGGAGGCGAAACTGGCTGTCCAGATCGCCCGCACCCAGGTCTATCCGGCGGCAATCCGCTACCTCGGCGAACTGGCCGAATCCCTGCAGCTGCAGAGTTCGCTCGGTCTCCAGGTGTCGCCGGAGAGTTCCAAGCAGGTGGCTGAGCTCTGCCAGTCGCTGATGGACATCAGCGGCCGGCTGGAAAGCGCCATTGCCCAGCCGCCCCATGGCACTGAAGCGCACCTGCACTACAGCGCCGACACCCTGGTGCCGCTGATGGCCGAACTGCGGGAGGTGGTGGATGGCCTCGAAGCCCTGGTGGACGACAACCTCTGGCCCCTGCCCACCTACCAGGAGATGCTGTTCGTGCGCTGAGGCACAGCCAGCCGCGCCACCGCAGCGAATCTGCAGCGCCTAGGGTGACGGATTCTCAACAAGCTTCTGAGTTTCACGGTCACCCCCGGCCCTGTCCCGCGTCCCCGGCAACGCCAGGCCCACCAGCCCTCCCAAGGCCCCTCTGGTTCCACGGAGCCAATCCACACGCAACCATCCCACACGCAACCAGCCCAGACTGAACCAGCCCAGCCGGTTCCCACACTCCGGCGTGTACTTCATGGCCTGGGCCCGCCGTTCATCCTGCTGGTGCACCTGGGCTGCGGGTTGCTGCTGTTGGGGGGCCTGGATCTGATGGCCGGCCTCTGGGCCCTGGCCCTGTATCTGGTGCGCATGCTGGGCACCACGGCGATCTACCACCGGCTGGTGACCCATCGCAGTTACGAGGCTCCCCGGCTGGTGTGGTGGCTGGGCTGCCTGATCACCGCATCCGCGGGACAGATGGGGCCGAGCTGGTGGAAAGCCCATCACCAGGCCCACCATCGCCATGTGGACACCCCTGGGGATGTCCACAGTCCCCTGCTCAGCGCCAGCCGCTGGCGTGGGTTCTGGCATGCCCAGGTGGGCTGGCTGCTCGGGCCTGGTTTTCACCCCACCAGCCTGCCGGCCGACGTGGAGGCCGATCCGGTGTTGCGACTGATCGACCGCCTGCACATCGTTCCCGCCCTGGCCCTGGCCTGGCTGTCCTGGCAGCTCGGGGGGCTGCCCTGGCTGGGGGCTTACTGCCTGAGCACCACCCTGTTGTTTCACGGCGTCGCCAGCGTGAATTCCCTGGCCCATCTGGCTGGAGGCCAACCCTTCGCCACCGGCGATGGCAGTCGCAACAACGCCTGGGTTGCCCTGATCACCCTGGGGGAGGGCTGGCACAACCTGCACCACGGCTTTGAGAGCTCGGTGCGCCAGGGCTTCAGCCTGCGCCAGGGCCGGGTGGTGACCCTGCCCGACCCCACCTACCGCTTCATCAGGCTGCTCGAGGGGGTGGGCTGGGCCCGCAGACTGCGCCTGCCCAGTGAACGGGCCCTGCTGGCCCGGGCCCGGCAGGGTTGAACGCACCAGCTGAACAGCACGGTCAAGCAGCAGAGAACCAAGCAGCAGAGAACCAAGCAGCCAACCAAGCAGCCAACCAAGCAGCAAAAAGCGCCGCCGCAGCGGCGCCTGCTCCTCCCTGGATCGCGCGACAGGAGCATCGAGCGACCCAGCCCACCGTAAGCAACGGCGAAGGCGGACAGCACGGGCACCCAGATCACCACAGGTTTACGAAGCCTGTAAGGATTTGAGTCAACTGATCACAGAAATGCGTGGTTTGTTTGAGCGATGTGCAGATTTCCAGGGGCTGGCTGGCCTGATCGGCTTTGCCCCATCAAGATGAGTGCAGAGACCTGGAATCCAGCCCTCCTGCTCTACAGCCCTGCTTCACAGCCCTGCTTCACAGCCCTGCTCCATAGCCCTGCTCCATAGCCAGGTGTCCTGCGCTGGGGAACCGATATCGAGAACTGCCGAGCTGACGCCATGGGAACCCTGCATCTGATCCCCGATCCAGTCCGGGGTTGCGACAACCCCATGCAGGTTGTATCCCGCGCCTTGCGTTACTTCTCGATCCATGGCAGTGATCCGTTGCCAATCCCTGACCTGGCCGAGGCGCTGAAGATCAGTGAAGATTGTCTCGAATACAGCTTCGATCAGATTCGGGGCATGACCACGGCCCAGGCCTTGCAACTGCACCGCCTGAACCGACTGTTTGCCGTGCTCAGTGCCGAGCCTCGCCAGACCCTGGAGCAGGCGATCCGCAGCTGCGGTCTGGCTCAGACGCGCGGCGTGGTGCCCCTGTTTGAACAGACCTTCGGCATTGAGATGGCCCTGTTTCTGCTCACCTGCCGCAGGGCCGCAGAGGACCGCCTGTTCCGTCGCAAGCATCAGGATTCCGAGTCGCTGGTGCTCAGCGGTCCCGGCCCTGCTCCCGCCAGGTAACCGGCAAGCGGCGATGACCGTCCTCCCATCGGAAACGCTCCTCCTTTGATTCCGGTGATCCCTGAGTGGTCGGCTCCTGACGCTCAGTTCAGGGCCTGGACATCGGCAAATTGAGCGGCGATCAGCCGTGACCGCACCTGCAGGCAGGCTGCCAGCTGCTGGATCGCCGGCTGATCAGCCACATCCCGGCGCACCACCAGGGCATCACCGCTGATCAACTGCAGGTCCCAGTCGAGCCGGATGGTGCAGGGCATCAACCTCTCTGTGAGGCTGTTGCCGTAGAGGAGCGTCACCCCATCCCGGGAACGGCCCTCCCAGTCGTCCTGGTCGTAG encodes:
- a CDS encoding glycogen/starch/alpha-glucan phosphorylase — encoded protein: MAQTTALSELAQAIHRHLYFSQAKSESLATRHDHYRALALAVRDRLLQNWVQTAEAYTQAQVRTAVYLSAEYLLGPHLDNNLVNLGIRQEAELACRELGLELEELLALEPEPGLGNGGLGRLAACFQESMASLELPAIGYGIRYEFGIFRQQITPQGQLESTDPWLAQGNPWEVIRPEWSYPVEIGGHTVIGVAYDTPILGYGVNTANTLRLWSAAAPDAFDFASFNAGDYTRAVLRKVQSETLSKVLYPNDEFDQGKRLRLSQQIFFVSCSLQDMFRILQGQGMPVDQFHRKFAVQMNDTHPAIAVAELMRLLIDVHGIDWDTAWTITTASLSYTNHTLLPEALESWGVELFEQLLPRHLQIIYEINARFLRMARIRFAGQPDKLTRLSLIEEGPQRRVRMAHLAVVGSHCTNGVAELHSRLLREHLLADFAELWPERFTNVTNGVTPRRWMAVANPALAGLLDEVLGARWRKDLAALQELAPLAADPAFLERWQQVKGQGKRRLIDHVQQQFGLLLDHTSLFDVQVKRIHEYKRQHLAALLIVERYLRLRNGEDLPPRTFLFGGKAAPGYAMAKLIIRLLVGIAEIVNLDPAMQGRLRVVFLPNFSVSLGQLVYPAVDLSEQISTAGKEASGTGNMKMALNGAVTIGTLDGANVEIRERVGEDNFFLFGHTTEEVAELDRLGYHPMSWIEQDPMARDVLSLIGSGHFSDGDRDLYHPLLASLTSHDPFKVMADLADYRRAQDAVDQAWLDPSRWAAMSLANTLGCGFFSSDRSIQEYAERIWKVQPLPVPSQPLLAE
- a CDS encoding glutamine synthetase III, whose product is MPSQPRLDAIEKILNREPVSTAPIQPLDELWASDVFTLDKMKAALPKEIFKSVQRTIKEGSKLDVSVANVVAQAMKEWATARGALYYSHVFYPLTNSTAEKHDGFISPQGDGTAFTEFTGKVLVQGEPDGSSFPNGGIRSTFEARGYTAWDITSPAYLMETPNGVTLCIPTVFVSWTGEALDKKTPLLRSIAAVNKQAHKLLSLLGETNIAPVNSSCGAEQEYFLIDNAFLPLRPDLLLAGRTLFGRPSAKGQQFDDHYFGAIPERVQVFMQEVERQMYKLGIPAKTRHNEVAPSQFEIAPFFEAANVATDHQQLTMTILRATAKKHGMACLLHEKPFAGINGSGKHVNWSIGNATQGNLLDPGKTPHENLQFLLFCGAVIRGVHLFGPLLRAVIATASNDHRLGANEAPPAIISVYLGSQLEDVFNQIREGRLSGSAIGGVMNFGVDTLPEFDKDAGDRNRTSPFAFTGNRFEFRAVGSNQSVAGPLVTLNTILADSLEWIAGELESKLSTGAGLEEAALAVLKTTITHHGAVVFGGNGYSDEWHHMAVAERGLENLRTSADALPVLERPAIRELFERTGVLSAVELQSRFEVYAEQYILAIDVEAKLAVQIARTQVYPAAIRYLGELAESLQLQSSLGLQVSPESSKQVAELCQSLMDISGRLESAIAQPPHGTEAHLHYSADTLVPLMAELREVVDGLEALVDDNLWPLPTYQEMLFVR
- a CDS encoding acyl-CoA desaturase, with product MAGLWALALYLVRMLGTTAIYHRLVTHRSYEAPRLVWWLGCLITASAGQMGPSWWKAHHQAHHRHVDTPGDVHSPLLSASRWRGFWHAQVGWLLGPGFHPTSLPADVEADPVLRLIDRLHIVPALALAWLSWQLGGLPWLGAYCLSTTLLFHGVASVNSLAHLAGGQPFATGDGSRNNAWVALITLGEGWHNLHHGFESSVRQGFSLRQGRVVTLPDPTYRFIRLLEGVGWARRLRLPSERALLARARQG
- a CDS encoding helix-turn-helix transcriptional regulator; translation: MGTLHLIPDPVRGCDNPMQVVSRALRYFSIHGSDPLPIPDLAEALKISEDCLEYSFDQIRGMTTAQALQLHRLNRLFAVLSAEPRQTLEQAIRSCGLAQTRGVVPLFEQTFGIEMALFLLTCRRAAEDRLFRRKHQDSESLVLSGPGPAPAR